Within Candidatus Kaelpia aquatica, the genomic segment TTCTAAGAATATTAGATTCTCTTGATTGTTCTGTGATTGTTATACCAGCTAATGCCGGTGTAGATGAAATATTAAGATATAATCCAGATGGACTATTGATTTCTAATGGCCCTGGTGACCCTACTACTGTTCCCTACCTAGTCGATAATATTAAGAGTATTTTGGGTAAAGTTCCGATATTCGGAATATGCTTTGGTCATCAGATTATTGGCCTAGCTTTAGGGGCTAAGACGTACAAACTTAAGTTTGGACATCATGGCGGGAATCATCCGGTAAAAGATGTCAGAACTGGTAAGGTTGATATAACGGTTCAAAACCATGGTTTCTGCGTGGATATAGATACGCTTAATAGAGATAAGGTTGATATTACTCATATAAACCTGAATGATAATACTGTGGAAGGGATAGCACATAAAGAAATGCCTATATTATCTGTCCAATTCCACCCGGAAGCATCGCCGGGTCCTCATGATGCAATGCCTATCTTCCAATGTTTTATAAATATGATGGAGAAAAATAATGCCAAGAAGAGATGATATAGAAAAGATACTTATTATTGGCTCAGGTCCGATTATTATAAGTCAAGCTTGCGAGTTTGACTATTCAGGCACCCAAGCTTGCAAGGCTTTAAGAGGGGATGGATTTAAAGTGATACTTGTAAATTCTAATCCAGCGACTATTATGACTGATCCTGATATTGCTGATGCTACTTACATAGAACCTGTAACAGCTGATGTGATTGAAAAGATTATAGAAAAAGAGGGTCCAGATGCTATCTTACCTACTTTAGGTGGCCAGACTGGACTCAACGTGGCCATGGAGTTAAAAGAGAACGGTACTCTTGATAAATATGGTGTAGAGATGATAGGGGCTAATTATGATGTGATTAAGAAGGCAGAGAATAGAGCTTGTTTTAAGCAGGCGATAGAAA encodes:
- a CDS encoding carbamoyl-phosphate synthase subunit L, producing the protein MPRRDDIEKILIIGSGPIIISQACEFDYSGTQACKALRGDGFKVILVNSNPATIMTDPDIADATYIEPVTADVIEKIIEKEGPDAILPTLGGQTGLNVAMELKENGTLDKYGVEMIGANYDVIKKAENRACFKQAIE